A genomic segment from Geitlerinema sp. PCC 7407 encodes:
- a CDS encoding 3'(2'),5'-bisphosphate nucleotidase CysQ → MKYLTPELDRAIRQVLRDCGQQAKYLAAQPFTVDQKGPEDYVTDVDRALDRQLAAAFATLCPTDGVVTEESAQSRQAFQAGHARLWFIDPVDGTEDFIHGRPHYSVMAGLLQGHQPKAGWVYAPMQDQMYYGGPEWGLFQAKGQEGADLLVPVEPEPPSETFCPLLVGDRDQANFGEALRAEIPAAQFASLGSFGLKVLEVIQGRAGLYLYLNGRVKLWDTTGPVALALAAGLVCCDLDGQPLQFTPEAIDSETLIHHQPILIGWPSYVTALRPSIQAAAARVLAR, encoded by the coding sequence ATGAAATATCTCACGCCCGAGCTAGACCGCGCGATTCGCCAAGTGCTGCGCGACTGCGGCCAGCAGGCGAAATATTTAGCTGCTCAGCCCTTCACCGTTGACCAAAAGGGGCCTGAGGACTACGTGACCGATGTCGATCGCGCCCTCGATCGGCAGCTGGCCGCTGCCTTTGCGACCCTGTGCCCCACCGACGGCGTCGTGACCGAGGAGAGCGCCCAGTCTCGCCAAGCCTTTCAGGCGGGGCACGCTCGGCTGTGGTTTATCGATCCGGTGGACGGGACCGAAGACTTTATCCACGGGCGGCCCCACTACTCCGTGATGGCGGGCCTGCTCCAGGGACACCAGCCCAAGGCGGGCTGGGTCTATGCGCCCATGCAGGACCAGATGTACTACGGTGGGCCGGAGTGGGGGCTGTTTCAGGCCAAGGGGCAGGAGGGGGCCGATCTGCTGGTGCCGGTGGAGCCGGAGCCGCCCTCGGAGACGTTTTGTCCGCTGCTGGTGGGCGATCGCGATCAGGCCAACTTTGGCGAAGCCCTGCGGGCCGAAATTCCGGCGGCCCAGTTCGCCTCCCTCGGCAGCTTTGGCCTCAAGGTGCTCGAAGTCATCCAGGGCCGCGCAGGCCTGTATCTCTACCTCAACGGGCGCGTCAAGCTGTGGGACACCACCGGCCCAGTGGCCCTAGCCCTGGCGGCGGGCCTGGTGTGCTGCGACCTGGACGGCCAGCCCCTGCAATTTACCCCGGAGGCCATTGACAGCGAGACGCTGATCCACCACCAGCCCATCTTGATCGGCTGGCCCAGCTATGTCACAGCCCTGCGGCCTTCCATTCAGGCAGCGGCTGCCCGCGTCCTGGCTCGATAA
- a CDS encoding Crp/Fnr family transcriptional regulator: MQTEAFSELFPLFNAANPETVEWLLSVAVEHEYPTGRAVLMEDAWGNAVYFIVSGWVKVRRLSGDDVATLAILGRGDFFGEMAILDESPRSTDVIALSPVQLLSISAQRFIQTLFKDPQLHHRMLQLMVQRLRQTNLRFQRRHQPPAVKLANTLVGLSENYGQASENGVDIYKIPFKDLADVTDIGVEEATKIMEKLDDKGWLKIDPDEPVIRLINLKQLTHLAGHA; encoded by the coding sequence ATGCAGACCGAAGCCTTTAGTGAGCTTTTCCCGCTCTTCAACGCTGCGAATCCTGAAACAGTAGAGTGGCTGCTGTCCGTTGCGGTTGAGCACGAGTACCCCACCGGCCGCGCTGTGCTCATGGAAGACGCTTGGGGCAACGCCGTCTACTTCATCGTGTCGGGCTGGGTAAAAGTTCGTCGTCTCTCCGGGGATGATGTGGCAACCCTAGCGATTTTGGGCCGGGGAGATTTCTTTGGCGAGATGGCCATTCTCGATGAGTCCCCCCGCTCGACGGATGTGATCGCCCTTTCGCCAGTACAGCTTTTGAGCATCTCGGCTCAGCGCTTCATTCAGACCCTGTTCAAAGATCCCCAGCTCCATCACCGGATGCTGCAGCTGATGGTGCAGCGCCTGCGCCAAACTAATTTGCGGTTTCAGCGCCGTCATCAGCCGCCCGCGGTCAAGCTGGCCAATACCCTGGTGGGCCTCAGCGAAAACTACGGCCAGGCCTCCGAAAACGGCGTCGACATTTACAAAATCCCCTTCAAAGATCTGGCGGATGTGACCGATATCGGGGTGGAAGAAGCCACCAAAATCATGGAAAAGCTGGATGACAAGGGCTGGCTCAAGATTGACCCCGATGAGCCGGTGATTCGCCTGATCAACCTCAAGCAGCTCACGCACTTGGCAGGACACGCCTAA
- a CDS encoding M61 family metallopeptidase: protein MTKAASTRPDVSRSVMPAIAYRVAMPHPETHLFEVTVRVQRWSQAVLDLKMPVWTPGSYLVREYSRHVQNFEARGADGQKLAWQKRSKNHWQIETPGASEIVVTYQVFANELTVRTNHLDLTHGYFNGAALFFWVVGCDRQPLQVEIVPPTGWQVATPLPEVAGQPDTYEAADFDTLVDSPFEIGQQTRYRFEVRETPHELVVWGTGNLDAMRLIPDIQKIIETEAQLFGGLPYDRYVFLLHLSAQGYGGLEHKNACTLNFPRLGFRAEESYQRFLQLVAHEFFHLWNVKRLRPKALERFDYEQENYTPSLWFSEGTTSYYDLLLPLRAGIYDAKVFLKALSKELTRFLMTPGRLVQPLSESSFDAWIKLYRQDASSNNSQISYYLKGELVSLLLDLLIRDRHQNRRSLDDVMRQLWEEFGTVEVGFMPEQLEGAIAAVADADLRDFFQRFLHTTEELPLNDYLAPFGLRVVPETDGEPVPYLGMTVKTEAGREVVKSVEAGSPAQQAGFDPGDELLAIDGLRVTAEQLGDRLKDYRAGSTIQVTSFRQDQLRECALTLAAPRPGRYQIVPVENPTPAQEANFTGWLGTSLSSIL from the coding sequence ATGACCAAAGCAGCCTCGACTCGGCCTGATGTTTCGCGCTCTGTGATGCCCGCGATCGCCTACCGGGTCGCGATGCCCCATCCCGAGACTCACCTGTTCGAGGTGACGGTGCGGGTGCAGCGCTGGTCCCAGGCGGTGCTGGACCTCAAGATGCCGGTGTGGACGCCGGGGTCTTACCTGGTGCGCGAGTACTCCCGCCATGTCCAAAACTTCGAGGCGCGCGGGGCTGACGGCCAAAAGCTAGCTTGGCAAAAGCGCAGCAAAAATCACTGGCAGATTGAAACCCCAGGGGCCTCGGAGATCGTCGTCACCTATCAGGTGTTTGCCAATGAGCTGACGGTCCGCACCAATCACTTGGACCTCACCCACGGCTACTTCAATGGGGCCGCGCTGTTTTTTTGGGTGGTGGGGTGCGATCGCCAGCCGCTGCAGGTCGAGATCGTGCCGCCCACGGGCTGGCAGGTGGCGACGCCGCTGCCGGAGGTGGCTGGCCAGCCCGACACCTACGAGGCGGCGGACTTTGACACCCTGGTAGACAGCCCCTTCGAGATTGGCCAGCAGACGCGCTATCGCTTTGAGGTGCGCGAAACGCCCCACGAGCTGGTGGTGTGGGGGACGGGCAACCTGGACGCGATGCGCCTGATTCCGGATATCCAGAAAATCATTGAGACCGAGGCCCAGCTCTTTGGCGGGCTGCCCTACGATCGCTATGTGTTCTTGCTCCACCTGTCGGCCCAGGGCTACGGCGGCCTCGAGCACAAAAATGCCTGCACGCTGAATTTTCCCCGGCTCGGGTTTCGGGCAGAAGAGTCCTACCAGCGCTTTTTGCAGCTGGTGGCCCACGAGTTTTTTCACCTGTGGAACGTGAAGCGCCTGCGGCCCAAGGCCTTAGAGCGCTTTGACTATGAGCAGGAAAACTACACGCCGTCTCTGTGGTTTAGCGAGGGGACGACGAGCTACTATGACCTGCTGCTGCCGCTGCGGGCAGGCATCTATGATGCCAAAGTCTTTCTCAAGGCCCTGAGCAAGGAGCTGACGCGGTTCTTGATGACGCCGGGGCGCTTGGTCCAGCCCCTGAGCGAATCGAGCTTTGACGCCTGGATCAAGCTCTATCGCCAGGACGCCAGCAGCAATAATTCTCAGATTTCCTATTACCTCAAGGGCGAGCTGGTGTCGCTGCTGCTGGATCTGCTGATTCGCGATCGCCACCAAAATCGCCGCTCCCTCGATGACGTGATGCGGCAGCTCTGGGAGGAGTTTGGGACGGTTGAGGTGGGCTTTATGCCGGAGCAGCTAGAGGGGGCGATCGCCGCTGTGGCTGACGCAGACCTGAGGGACTTTTTCCAGCGCTTTTTGCACACCACGGAGGAGCTGCCGCTCAATGACTACCTAGCGCCCTTTGGCCTGCGCGTGGTGCCCGAGACCGACGGCGAGCCGGTGCCCTACCTGGGCATGACGGTGAAGACGGAGGCGGGCCGCGAGGTGGTCAAATCCGTGGAGGCGGGGTCGCCCGCTCAGCAGGCGGGCTTCGATCCGGGGGATGAGCTGCTGGCCATCGACGGGCTGCGGGTGACGGCGGAGCAGCTGGGCGATCGCCTCAAGGACTACCGAGCGGGCTCTACGATCCAAGTCACGAGCTTCCGCCAAGATCAGCTCCGAGAATGCGCCCTCACCCTGGCCGCGCCGCGCCCTGGCCGCTACCAGATCGTGCCGGTCGAGAACCCGACGCCCGCTCAGGAAGCGAACTTCACGGGCTGGCTTGGAACGTCGCTCAGCAGCATTCTGTAG
- a CDS encoding host attachment protein, with product MNECVVVIDGIRARFFTLHEAEFPEYESGPNLVEHDDLVNNEQSASDRELWANTSTGRNRGGSGGRSHQYDDHRESHREEFSRRFAQMVAAEAARLATTHASPQVILVAESQMVGTTRDAVSTSLPNHCAVQVLTKDLSKFRPLELHEYLATEGLLPERRKPKASP from the coding sequence ATGAACGAATGTGTGGTTGTCATTGACGGGATTCGCGCTCGCTTTTTTACGCTGCATGAGGCGGAGTTCCCTGAGTATGAGTCAGGCCCCAATCTGGTCGAGCACGACGACCTTGTCAACAATGAGCAAAGCGCCAGCGATCGCGAGCTGTGGGCCAACACCTCCACCGGACGCAACCGAGGAGGCTCAGGGGGGCGATCGCACCAGTACGACGATCATCGTGAAAGCCATCGCGAAGAATTTAGTCGCCGCTTCGCCCAGATGGTCGCTGCCGAGGCGGCCCGCCTCGCCACCACCCACGCTTCGCCCCAGGTGATCTTGGTCGCTGAATCCCAAATGGTGGGAACGACCCGAGACGCTGTCAGCACCTCCCTGCCCAATCACTGTGCGGTCCAGGTTCTCACCAAGGATCTCAGTAAATTTCGCCCCCTCGAACTCCACGAATACCTCGCCACCGAAGGCCTGCTGCCGGAGCGCCGCAAGCCCAAGGCCAGCCCCTAG
- a CDS encoding TerB family tellurite resistance protein: MPLQPPPPPSISPRQMNLLRIVASMAWCDGHLATEEMDVMLDRFSHLFGENAAQQQKLRQELQDYLVQNIPLEELVPKLTGTEERELVLRLGYEVIQSSSRSPDEPRINVEEAKAYQDLVGFLQLPPETVARIEGEVAAEPVSDESLLDTLTRQVGEFMQG, translated from the coding sequence ATGCCCCTTCAGCCCCCGCCCCCACCGTCCATCTCGCCGCGCCAAATGAACCTGTTGCGCATCGTGGCCTCCATGGCGTGGTGCGACGGCCATCTGGCCACCGAAGAAATGGACGTAATGCTCGATCGCTTCAGTCACCTGTTTGGGGAAAATGCGGCGCAGCAGCAAAAACTGCGCCAAGAGCTCCAGGACTACCTGGTGCAAAACATTCCCCTAGAAGAACTGGTGCCCAAGCTGACCGGCACTGAGGAGCGAGAACTGGTCTTGCGGCTGGGCTATGAAGTGATCCAGTCCAGCTCGCGATCGCCCGATGAGCCCCGCATCAACGTCGAAGAGGCCAAAGCCTACCAAGATCTGGTGGGATTTCTCCAGCTGCCGCCGGAGACGGTGGCCCGCATCGAAGGGGAAGTGGCTGCCGAGCCCGTCTCGGACGAGAGCCTGCTAGATACCCTCACCCGCCAAGTGGGTGAATTCATGCAGGGGTAG
- the nadA gene encoding quinolinate synthase NadA has translation MFTTISSPSVPALPTDLFAAINDLKKDLNAVILAHYYQDPDIQDIADYIGDSLGLSRQAAQTDADVIVFAGVHFMAETAKILNPTKKVLLPDLDAGCSLADSCPPAEFAAFKAAHPDHLVVSYINCTAEIKAMSDIICTSSNAVSIVQQIPADQPIIFAPDQNLGRYVMAETGRDLLLWQGSCMVHENFSEKKIVQLQMEHPEAEVIAHPECEPSLLRHARYIGSTTALLKYAQRSEARAFIVATEPGILHQMQKDAPDKQFIPAPPMGSCACNECPHMRLNTLEKLYLAMKNQNPEITMAEETRVAALKPIQRMLEMSA, from the coding sequence GTGTTTACCACCATTTCATCGCCGTCTGTTCCCGCCCTGCCGACCGACCTGTTTGCCGCCATCAACGACCTTAAAAAAGACCTCAATGCCGTGATCTTGGCCCACTATTACCAAGATCCCGACATCCAGGACATCGCCGACTATATCGGCGACTCCCTCGGCCTCTCTCGCCAAGCCGCCCAAACCGACGCCGACGTGATCGTGTTTGCGGGCGTCCACTTCATGGCCGAGACCGCCAAAATCCTCAATCCAACCAAAAAGGTTTTGCTACCGGACCTCGACGCGGGCTGCTCCCTCGCCGACAGCTGCCCGCCCGCAGAGTTTGCCGCCTTCAAGGCCGCCCATCCCGATCACCTGGTGGTGTCCTACATCAACTGCACCGCCGAGATCAAGGCCATGAGCGACATCATCTGCACCAGCTCCAACGCCGTCTCCATCGTGCAGCAGATCCCCGCAGATCAGCCGATCATCTTCGCCCCAGACCAAAACCTGGGCCGCTACGTCATGGCCGAAACGGGCCGCGACCTGCTGCTGTGGCAGGGCAGCTGCATGGTCCACGAGAACTTTTCTGAAAAGAAGATCGTGCAGCTCCAGATGGAGCATCCCGAGGCCGAGGTAATCGCCCACCCCGAGTGTGAGCCGAGCCTGCTGCGCCACGCCCGCTACATCGGCTCGACCACCGCGCTGCTGAAGTACGCCCAGCGCAGCGAGGCGCGGGCTTTCATCGTGGCGACGGAGCCCGGCATCCTGCACCAAATGCAAAAAGACGCGCCGGACAAGCAGTTCATTCCGGCACCGCCCATGGGAAGCTGCGCCTGCAACGAGTGCCCCCACATGCGCCTAAATACCCTGGAGAAGCTGTATCTGGCCATGAAGAACCAGAACCCCGAAATCACCATGGCCGAGGAAACGCGCGTGGCGGCACTCAAGCCGATTCAGCGAATGCTGGAGATGAGCGCCTAG
- a CDS encoding TIGR04168 family protein produces the protein MTQEGKQRSITIAVIGDVHELWESGDGEALQNLGVDLALFVGDFGNEAVEVVRAIAKVPVPKAVILGNHDAWYSATEWGLKRCPYDRLQEDWVEDQLQLLGETHVGYGKLDFPGLSLSVVGSRPFSWGGSTWRNGEFYTERYSVENFEQSTSRIVDAVKEAAWETVLMIGHCGPTGLGDRPEDPCGKDWQPIGGDYGDPDFAAAIAQAKRLGKQVSLVAFGHMHHSLRHTKTQHRRSLHIDADNTIYLNAACVPRITKTDAGHLHNFSLVTLRAGTVERVSRAWVTPQGAIAAETILFERATSIAQGA, from the coding sequence ATGACTCAAGAGGGAAAACAGCGTTCGATCACGATTGCCGTTATCGGAGATGTCCACGAGCTGTGGGAGTCGGGGGACGGGGAGGCTCTCCAAAATCTGGGGGTCGATCTGGCTCTGTTTGTGGGAGATTTTGGCAATGAGGCGGTGGAGGTCGTGCGGGCGATCGCCAAGGTGCCGGTCCCGAAAGCGGTGATTTTGGGCAACCACGACGCCTGGTACAGCGCCACCGAGTGGGGCCTCAAGCGCTGTCCCTACGATCGCCTCCAAGAGGACTGGGTCGAAGATCAGCTGCAGCTGCTCGGCGAAACCCACGTGGGCTACGGCAAGCTGGACTTTCCGGGGCTGAGTCTGTCGGTGGTGGGAAGCCGACCGTTTAGCTGGGGCGGCTCGACCTGGCGCAATGGGGAGTTCTACACCGAGCGCTACAGCGTAGAAAATTTTGAGCAGTCGACGAGCCGCATTGTCGATGCAGTGAAGGAGGCGGCCTGGGAAACGGTGCTGATGATCGGGCACTGCGGCCCGACGGGTCTGGGCGATCGCCCAGAAGACCCCTGCGGCAAGGATTGGCAGCCCATCGGCGGCGACTATGGCGATCCGGACTTTGCGGCGGCGATCGCCCAGGCCAAGCGTCTGGGCAAGCAGGTGTCTCTGGTGGCCTTTGGGCACATGCACCACTCGCTGCGCCACACCAAAACCCAGCACCGGCGATCGCTCCACATCGACGCCGACAACACGATCTATCTGAATGCGGCCTGTGTCCCCCGCATCACCAAAACAGACGCGGGCCACTTGCACAATTTCTCGCTGGTTACCCTGCGCGCGGGCACGGTGGAGCGGGTCTCGCGGGCCTGGGTGACGCCCCAAGGGGCGATCGCAGCGGAAACCATTCTGTTTGAGCGGGCAACCTCGATCGCTCAGGGTGCCTGA
- a CDS encoding cupin domain-containing protein: MGIKRQIEITPLHCIHPGKGLEICPLDQAATATHTNAEQPTWGHETTLVTLAPGTIEDLFVHHFQTDQLLVVQGCAVLIVLQNRQYRYIPMRGDRLEVVKIPPGVPHGAVNLSDRPCLAINSLIRHGPPHDRDYRPVPKPFPYDLAVVRSLLDET, encoded by the coding sequence ATGGGGATCAAACGTCAGATCGAAATCACGCCGCTGCACTGCATTCACCCCGGCAAAGGTCTCGAAATCTGTCCGCTGGACCAAGCCGCCACGGCCACCCACACCAACGCTGAGCAGCCTACTTGGGGTCACGAAACCACCCTGGTGACCCTAGCACCGGGCACGATCGAGGATTTGTTTGTGCATCACTTCCAGACCGATCAGCTCCTAGTGGTCCAGGGCTGCGCCGTGCTCATCGTGCTGCAAAACCGCCAGTACCGCTACATCCCCATGCGCGGCGATCGCCTCGAAGTTGTCAAAATCCCGCCCGGCGTGCCCCACGGCGCTGTCAACCTCAGCGATCGCCCCTGCCTCGCCATCAACTCCCTGATCCGCCACGGCCCGCCCCACGATCGCGACTATCGTCCCGTTCCCAAACCCTTTCCCTACGATTTGGCTGTCGTGCGATCGCTCCTAGACGAGACTTAG
- a CDS encoding cation:proton antiporter — protein MEPISETLREPVVTFALLLAVILIVPPVFERLRLPGLVGLLAAGVLLGGSGLNVLNVDSDTMKLLSEIGKIYLMFVAGLEIDLAQFRQTRNRSLGFGFATFAIPLIGGTALGRLFGFDWNASILIGSLLASHTLLAYPIVRRLGVVRDEAVTVTIGATIFTDVGALLVLAICVGVSQGDFSTAKLVTLLGGLALYAVAVLFGLDWLGKDFFRRTRDDQGNQFLFVLLAVFVTSVGAQLIGVEKIIGAFLAGLAVNDVVGDGPVKEKVEFVGSVLFIPIFFVDMGLLLDVQAFQDILGSVGLPAAIVGMLLLTKFLAAWVAKLLYRYSWTQTVTMWSLSVPQVAATLAAALVGYQAEILSKDVFNSVILLMLVTAVGGPLITARAAAKLAQDVTTLEVEEPEEPMVAGGAIASPKDFKVVVPVYNPETERYLIELGALLARHEKGKIIPLAIARAQAHMDSPQLSRALQRGEQLLEQAVLVTQEQGVDVMPQMRIAYDVAQGISHLSREVDASLVILGLSREVGFRARLFGNIADSVLWSSHCMVVVARLLNSPLKFQRILVPVENFTPSAIRTVRFAQILAEANDAEVTLLHVCSPRMTEARQAWFRSQMMILAERLRLPPDKTTVQLVREDNIVTAIARASQDHELVVLRSLRRRGGADGLAVSEVTTPLLQRLSCSVVLLGESQTLPSPLTW, from the coding sequence ATGGAGCCCATTTCAGAAACGCTTCGAGAACCCGTTGTTACCTTTGCGCTGCTGCTGGCAGTAATCCTGATTGTTCCGCCGGTGTTTGAGCGACTGCGCTTGCCGGGTCTTGTTGGATTGCTGGCCGCAGGGGTTCTCCTAGGTGGCAGCGGCTTAAATGTCTTAAATGTCGACTCCGACACCATGAAACTGCTGTCGGAAATCGGCAAAATCTACCTGATGTTCGTGGCAGGTCTTGAAATTGACCTGGCTCAGTTTCGCCAAACGCGAAATCGCTCTCTGGGCTTTGGCTTTGCCACCTTTGCGATCCCGCTGATCGGCGGGACTGCCCTGGGCCGACTGTTTGGCTTTGATTGGAACGCTTCGATTTTGATTGGATCTCTGCTGGCCTCCCATACGCTGCTGGCCTATCCCATCGTGCGGCGACTGGGGGTAGTGCGAGACGAGGCTGTCACAGTGACCATTGGGGCCACCATCTTTACGGATGTGGGGGCGCTGCTGGTGCTGGCGATCTGTGTGGGCGTCAGCCAGGGAGACTTCTCGACTGCCAAGCTCGTCACCCTGCTCGGCGGCTTGGCACTTTATGCCGTGGCGGTGCTTTTTGGGCTGGACTGGCTGGGTAAGGACTTTTTTCGCCGGACTCGAGACGACCAGGGCAACCAGTTTTTGTTTGTGCTGCTGGCGGTGTTTGTCACGTCTGTGGGGGCGCAGCTGATCGGGGTCGAGAAAATCATCGGCGCGTTTTTGGCGGGTCTGGCGGTCAATGACGTGGTCGGCGATGGCCCGGTCAAGGAAAAAGTGGAGTTTGTCGGCAGCGTCCTGTTTATTCCCATCTTTTTTGTGGATATGGGGCTGCTGCTGGATGTGCAGGCGTTTCAGGACATCTTGGGGTCTGTGGGGTTGCCGGCGGCTATCGTGGGGATGCTGCTGCTGACCAAGTTTCTGGCGGCGTGGGTGGCTAAGCTGCTGTACCGCTACAGCTGGACCCAGACGGTGACGATGTGGTCGCTGTCGGTTCCTCAGGTGGCGGCGACCCTGGCGGCGGCGCTGGTGGGCTACCAAGCGGAGATTCTCAGCAAGGATGTCTTCAATAGCGTGATTTTGCTGATGCTGGTGACGGCGGTGGGAGGACCGCTGATCACGGCGCGGGCGGCGGCGAAGCTGGCCCAGGATGTGACGACGCTGGAGGTTGAGGAGCCGGAGGAACCGATGGTGGCTGGCGGGGCGATCGCGTCTCCCAAGGACTTCAAGGTGGTGGTGCCGGTCTACAACCCCGAGACGGAGCGCTACTTGATCGAGCTGGGGGCGCTGCTGGCTCGCCACGAAAAGGGAAAAATCATTCCGCTGGCGATCGCCCGGGCCCAGGCCCATATGGACTCGCCCCAGCTCAGCCGCGCTCTCCAGCGGGGAGAGCAGCTCCTGGAGCAGGCGGTCTTGGTGACCCAGGAGCAGGGCGTGGATGTCATGCCCCAAATGCGCATTGCCTACGATGTGGCCCAAGGCATTAGTCATCTGAGCCGCGAGGTAGACGCCAGCTTGGTGATCCTCGGTCTGAGCCGAGAAGTGGGTTTTCGGGCGCGCCTGTTTGGCAACATCGCCGACAGCGTTCTGTGGTCATCCCACTGCATGGTGGTGGTGGCTCGGCTGCTCAACTCGCCCCTGAAGTTCCAGCGCATCCTGGTGCCGGTGGAAAACTTCACGCCGTCGGCGATCCGCACGGTGCGCTTTGCCCAGATCCTGGCGGAGGCCAATGACGCAGAGGTGACGCTGCTCCACGTATGCTCGCCCCGGATGACCGAAGCCCGACAGGCCTGGTTTCGCAGCCAGATGATGATTTTGGCGGAGCGTCTTCGCCTGCCGCCTGACAAGACGACGGTGCAGCTTGTGCGCGAAGACAATATCGTGACGGCGATCGCGCGGGCTTCTCAGGATCATGAGCTGGTGGTGCTGCGATCGCTGCGGCGACGAGGGGGCGCCGATGGTCTGGCCGTCAGCGAGGTGACAACGCCGCTGCTACAGCGATTGTCTTGCTCGGTTGTTCTCCTCGGAGAATCCCAAACCTTGCCCAGCCCTCTGACTTGGTAG
- a CDS encoding ferredoxin--nitrite reductase, which yields MTGTATPPASANKFEKFKAEKDGLAVKTELEHFAQIGWEAMDETDRDHRLKWLGVFFRPVTPGKFMLRLRMPSGILTSGQMRVLAEIVQRYGDDGSADITTRQNLQLRGIRLEDIPDIFRRIEGAGLTSVQSGMDNVRNITASPVAGIDADELIDTRGLVRKVQDMITNNGDGNPSFSNLPRKFNIAIAGCRDNSVHAEINDIAFVPAYRDGVLGFNVLVGGFFSAKRCAAAIPLNAWVHPRDVVTLCEAILVVYRDRGLRANRQKARLMWLIDEWGLDAFRAAVEQQLGHALAPAAPKDEILWEKRDHVGIHAQKQPGLNYVGLLIPIGRLYAQDMFDLARLAEVYGSGELRLTVEQNVILPNVPDSRLEPLLKEPLLERFSPDPDPLTRALVSCTGSQFCNFALIETKNRALSLVKELEAELQIPRPVRIHWTGCPNSCGQPQVADIGLMGTKARKDGRMVEAVDIYMGGKVGKEAELGTCVMKGVPCEDLKAVLRDVLVEKFQARVKTSAIAV from the coding sequence ATGACCGGCACCGCCACCCCTCCCGCCAGCGCAAACAAATTTGAAAAATTTAAAGCCGAAAAAGACGGCCTTGCAGTCAAGACCGAACTAGAGCATTTCGCCCAAATCGGCTGGGAGGCGATGGATGAAACCGATCGAGATCATCGTCTCAAGTGGCTGGGCGTCTTTTTCCGCCCCGTTACCCCGGGCAAATTTATGCTGCGTCTGCGGATGCCCAGCGGCATCCTGACCAGTGGCCAAATGCGGGTTCTCGCCGAAATCGTGCAGCGCTATGGCGATGACGGCAGCGCTGATATCACAACGCGCCAAAACTTGCAGCTGCGCGGCATTCGCCTCGAGGACATCCCGGACATCTTCCGGCGCATCGAAGGGGCGGGCCTCACCTCCGTCCAGTCCGGCATGGACAACGTGCGCAACATCACCGCCTCGCCGGTCGCTGGCATCGACGCCGATGAACTGATCGACACGCGGGGCCTGGTGCGCAAAGTCCAGGACATGATCACCAACAACGGCGATGGCAACCCGTCCTTTAGCAATCTGCCGCGCAAGTTCAACATTGCGATCGCTGGCTGCCGCGACAACTCCGTCCACGCCGAAATCAACGACATCGCCTTTGTCCCGGCCTACCGAGACGGCGTCCTCGGCTTCAACGTCTTGGTCGGCGGCTTTTTCTCCGCCAAGCGCTGCGCCGCCGCCATCCCGCTCAACGCCTGGGTCCACCCGCGAGACGTGGTGACCCTGTGCGAAGCCATCCTCGTGGTGTATCGCGATCGCGGTCTGCGGGCCAACCGCCAAAAAGCCCGCCTGATGTGGCTGATCGACGAGTGGGGCCTCGACGCTTTCCGGGCCGCCGTCGAGCAGCAGCTCGGCCACGCCCTCGCCCCCGCCGCCCCCAAGGACGAGATTCTCTGGGAAAAGCGCGATCACGTCGGCATCCACGCCCAAAAGCAGCCCGGCCTCAACTACGTGGGTCTGCTGATTCCCATCGGCCGCCTCTACGCCCAGGACATGTTTGACCTGGCCCGCCTCGCCGAAGTGTACGGCAGCGGCGAGCTGCGCCTCACCGTTGAGCAAAACGTCATCCTGCCCAACGTGCCCGATTCGCGCCTTGAGCCCCTGCTCAAAGAGCCCCTGCTCGAGCGCTTTTCCCCCGATCCGGATCCCCTGACCCGCGCCCTGGTGTCCTGCACCGGCAGCCAGTTCTGCAACTTCGCCCTTATCGAGACCAAAAATCGGGCCTTGTCCCTGGTCAAAGAGCTGGAAGCCGAGCTGCAGATTCCCCGCCCCGTGCGGATTCACTGGACCGGCTGCCCCAACTCCTGCGGTCAGCCCCAGGTAGCGGATATCGGCCTGATGGGCACCAAAGCCCGCAAAGACGGCCGCATGGTTGAGGCGGTGGACATCTATATGGGCGGCAAAGTTGGCAAAGAGGCAGAGTTGGGAACCTGCGTGATGAAAGGTGTTCCCTGCGAAGACCTCAAAGCGGTGCTGCGTGATGTCTTGGTTGAAAAGTTTCAGGCCCGCGTCAAGACCTCAGCGATCGCAGTTTAA